Genomic window (Candidatus Saccharibacteria bacterium oral taxon 488):
AAGTAGCCAAATCCACCGAGGTCACGCAGGGTTTTTACGCGGTCTTGCGCCAGCGCTAGGACGTGCCGGCGATACCCCTCGTCCGCTCCGGCGGCACTGTCCGGCCAAAAATCATTGACCCGCTCGGCTAAATCATCCAGCGCGAGCGAGCGGATAAACTGTCCATTCGTCCACAGCAGCCGCTTTTCGTCAAAGCGAGCGCCCGAGCGCTGCACGCGGCTGAGGCTGAATTTGGCGGTCAATTCGCTCATGGTGAAGGTCTCTTGCTCGGTGCCATCGTTCCAGCCCATGGTGGCGATAAAGCTATCCAGCGCCTCTGGTAGATAGCCGTCACGGATATAATCCAGCACGTCTTTGGCGCCGTCGCGCTTGCCTAATTTCTTGTTGCCCTGCTCGTTCATGATATGAGGCAGATGTGCGAAAACCGGCCGCGGCAAGCCGAGTGCTTCGTAGAGTGCCAGATAATTTGGCATGCTCGAGATGAACTCTTGGCCGCGAATGACGTGGGTGATATTCATCTCGGCGTCGTCGATGATGTGGGCAAAATTGTAGGTCGGGTAGCCGTCAGACTTGATGAGGATGAAGTCGTCAACGACCTCGGGGCTGGTGGTGACGTCACCCATGACCTCGTCGTGGTAGGTGTAGCTTTTGGGCTCAGCCTTGAACCGCAGCGGCGTGGTGCCATCCCAAGCTGGTGGATTGTCGGGGCGATGGTCGCGGTAGCGAAAGGCACGCTTCTCGGCCTGGGCGGTGTCGCGAAAGGCTTGAATTTGCTCGGGCGTGTACGGATCGGCGTAGGCGCGGCCAGCGTCGATTAATGTTTGTGTCCACTGGCGGTAATGCTCAAGCCGCTGGCTTTGGACGTACGGTCCGTGTGGCCCACCAATGTCTGGCCCTTCGTCGTAGTCGAGGTGCAGGGCCTTGAGGCTGGCGATCAGATGCTCGCGGCTGCCGGCAACTTCGCGAACCTTGTCAGTGTCCTCGAGGCGCAGGATAAATTGCCCACCGGCCTGCCGGGCGACGAGAAAAGCAAATAGTGCGGTGCGAATACCGCCAACGTGCAAGAACCCTGTTGGCGAGGGTGCGAAACGAGTGCGTGTAGTCATGGGGTGATTATAGCACGAGGCTGCAGTACTGGTAAACGTGAGGGGTGCCTGCGGTGCTTGCGGGGGTGATTATAAACTAGTGGCGATTTTGGTGACTTGCTCGCTTGACAGTGCCCCGCCGAGGGTGATTTGGTAGAGGACGCCGCCATTAATCCAGGTGGCCGTCCGGTCGGTGCTGTAAATAGTCAGACCGCCAGCAGTGGTGGTTTGGACGTCGCCGCCGTCAGCGGTCAGGGTCTCTTTGAGGGCGGCGGAATTGAGCGAGCTTTTTTGCTGAGTGATGGTGTAGGACTGGCCGTCGTCAGCGTAGGCGAATTTCATGCGGACTTCCCCGCTCTTGAAGGTAATCGGGCCGCTGAGGGCATAGCCGGTCGGTCGATAGCCGGGGTATTTGGCGTTAACACCAGATTGGATGGCGGCGATACGGGTGGAGATGTTAGGCATGCCGAGGTAGGTAAAGTAGCCGCCGATCAGCATGATGGCCAAGCCGACAGAGGCGATTTGCAGCCAGCGACCGATGCGGTTCTTTGGTTTTTTGCTGCGGCGTGGCGCTTTTTCTGGAGTAGTGGCGCGCTGCAGTGCTTCGGTGATGGCCTCGTTTTTGAGAACGGCGGCTGGCTTGGGTGCGAGGGCGGCAGTGTGTTGTTTGGCCGGCAGGTGGTTTGGCTTGATAATACGCGTCGAGTGATGAGGCGGTGTGGCCGGGACGTGGCGAGTCGTAGTCCGGACGGTCTGAGGTTGCTGGGCAATGCGAGCTTGGGCACGCACAACGGTCGGGTGTGGTTCGGCTGGACGATCGCGCTTAGTTGGTTGTGGCAGGACGCTTGGCGCGGACGGTGCAAATTTATTGACATGGACACTTATCGGGACGGAGGTGTCGCGCGTAATGTCGGGGCGGCTGGCCAGGCGACGCTTGGCGTGCGATGGCGCGGCGACGTGACGGCGACTGAGCGTCGTTGATTTTTGGCCGGCAGTTTTGTGGACGGTTTTATGGATGATTTGTTTGTTCATGAACCCCTCGTATTCCTAATGCTTATATTTTATTGTACAAAGAGGACATGCTTTTTGCAAGGGGCGAAATGTGGTATAATCTCTCATGATGTATCGGAAGCAAAAGCGCGGCCTAGAACTTGCTCGCAGGACGCTGATCTACACAATTATGGTACTGGCGGTGTGTACGCTGGCATTTATTTTGATTTTTCATACGCTTGGCTATCAGCTGGATCTCAAGACGCAGACGGTTGAGCAGCGGGCGCTGGTGCAGTATGATTCGCGGCCGCAAGGCGCACGGGTGTTTGTCGATGGCATGGAGCTTGGCAAGACACATATCAAGGGCATGCTTCCCGAGGGGCAGCATCAATTTTCCATGCGGTTGGATGGCTATGACGAGTGGCGCAAAGTTGTCGAGGTCAAGGCCGGGACACTGACCTGGCTATCATACGCGCGGCTAGTGCCGAGTGAGCGGGTGGTGAGCTCGGTCAAGGAATTTTCGTCGCTGGCCTCAGTACGATTTTCGCCAAATTGGCGGTTCATGCTGGGTGTGATGCAAGCGACCGATGCGCCGAAGATCGTCTGGGGCGATTTGCGCGATTCGGATAAGCCAAAGTTTAACGAGGTGACACTGGATACGTCGGTGGTGGCAGGTTACGGCGGCCAAGCGACGGCGCACACGTTTAAGATTGTTGAGTGGGATTCCGGTAATCGCTACGCCATTCTCAAACACACCTACGTGGTCGAAGGCCAAGGCGAAAAAGTCCAGTGGCTGAAGGTCGACCGCGAGAATAAAACAGTGGTTGATATCGCGAAAGTGATCGGGCTGGAACTAAAAGACGTGCGCTTCCTTGGTGAGAGCGGCAATGAACTCTATGTACTGCAGTCGAGCGGCGAACTGCGGCGAGCGGACCTGAACGCAGCGACGATTTCTGCGCCGCTGATCAGTCATGTACAGTCATTCTCGGTGTATGGCACGGATTATATCACCTACGTCGGGACGAATGGCACGAGCAAGCTGCAGCTGGCGGGCATTTGGCGCAAGGGTTGGACTGAGCCAGTGGTCGTGCGACGACAGACTGAG
Coding sequences:
- a CDS encoding glutamate--tRNA ligase; the protein is MTTRTRFAPSPTGFLHVGGIRTALFAFLVARQAGGQFILRLEDTDKVREVAGSREHLIASLKALHLDYDEGPDIGGPHGPYVQSQRLEHYRQWTQTLIDAGRAYADPYTPEQIQAFRDTAQAEKRAFRYRDHRPDNPPAWDGTTPLRFKAEPKSYTYHDEVMGDVTTSPEVVDDFILIKSDGYPTYNFAHIIDDAEMNITHVIRGQEFISSMPNYLALYEALGLPRPVFAHLPHIMNEQGNKKLGKRDGAKDVLDYIRDGYLPEALDSFIATMGWNDGTEQETFTMSELTAKFSLSRVQRSGARFDEKRLLWTNGQFIRSLALDDLAERVNDFWPDSAAGADEGYRRHVLALAQDRVKTLRDLGGFGYFFAEPEINLELIDGNKQLKKLSESERRRLLETAHHELTTLTDWTPDTIQTRLNELLEITGQKPGILFSLIRIAITWAPFSPQLNDTLALIGRERTLARLERGITAFSVGVSLS
- a CDS encoding PEGA domain-containing protein, with amino-acid sequence MMYRKQKRGLELARRTLIYTIMVLAVCTLAFILIFHTLGYQLDLKTQTVEQRALVQYDSRPQGARVFVDGMELGKTHIKGMLPEGQHQFSMRLDGYDEWRKVVEVKAGTLTWLSYARLVPSERVVSSVKEFSSLASVRFSPNWRFMLGVMQATDAPKIVWGDLRDSDKPKFNEVTLDTSVVAGYGGQATAHTFKIVEWDSGNRYAILKHTYVVEGQGEKVQWLKVDRENKTVVDIAKVIGLELKDVRFLGESGNELYVLQSSGELRRADLNAATISAPLISHVQSFSVYGTDYITYVGTNGTSKLQLAGIWRKGWTEPVVVRRQTEAEASTPLMIKFSRYDNKDVLVVGVGSAVTLHMGAALDGSSSSASKLLSRVKSITAGEQLTELDLSGTGRFVLMRTGAGFMSYDIERQSVSHDTALPTGTVLDWLDDYHVWSVEGGKVVMREFDGANQSTMLEASEGFDASLSHDGDWLYAFRRADNGAVTMSRLRMTIKR
- a CDS encoding DUF4367 domain-containing protein codes for the protein MNKQIIHKTVHKTAGQKSTTLSRRHVAAPSHAKRRLASRPDITRDTSVPISVHVNKFAPSAPSVLPQPTKRDRPAEPHPTVVRAQARIAQQPQTVRTTTRHVPATPPHHSTRIIKPNHLPAKQHTAALAPKPAAVLKNEAITEALQRATTPEKAPRRSKKPKNRIGRWLQIASVGLAIMLIGGYFTYLGMPNISTRIAAIQSGVNAKYPGYRPTGYALSGPITFKSGEVRMKFAYADDGQSYTITQQKSSLNSAALKETLTADGGDVQTTTAGGLTIYSTDRTATWINGGVLYQITLGGALSSEQVTKIATSL